A DNA window from Helianthus annuus cultivar XRQ/B chromosome 15, HanXRQr2.0-SUNRISE, whole genome shotgun sequence contains the following coding sequences:
- the LOC110913491 gene encoding uncharacterized protein LOC110913491, with protein sequence MKRNLVVHKLIAKTKGPLTPYATKALDEIKQEAAEYTVIFNSISKYQVNGPRDNKVVNLVEKSCTCRRWDLTGIPCKHAVACIWNLALHGKDDGVLEKWVDKSYWMQTWKDVYSHVIDPVDGQDLWTPSTCPTKLLPPKHHKQIGRPKKKRKKSAVEVTELTQQMESSGKMSRKGETVECSKCKRRGHNRRSCKGTDVE encoded by the coding sequence ATGAAGAGGAATCTTGTTGTACACAAGCTGATTGCAAAGACCAAAGGTCCTCTAACCCCCTATGCAACTAAAGCCCTAGACGAGATCAAACAAGAAGCTGCTGAGTACACTGTTATCTTTAACTCTATCtccaagtatcaagttaatgggCCAAGAGACAACAAAGTAGTGAACTTGGTGGAGAAAAGTTGCACCTGCAGAAGATGGGACTTGACTGGCATCCCTTGCAAGCATGCAGTTGCTTGTATATGGAACTTGGCCCTACATGGCAAGGATGATGGTGTATTGGAGAAGTGGGTTGATAAATCATACTGGATGCAGACTTGGAAGGATGTGTATTCCCATGTAATTGATCCAGTAGATGGTCAAGACTTATGGACACCTTCCACATGCCCTACTAAGCTGCTTCCACCAAAGCACCACAAGCAAATAGGCAGGccaaaaaagaaaaggaagaaatctGCTGTGGAAGTCACTGAGTTGACTCAACAGATGGAATCCAGTGGCAAGATGTCAAGAAAGGGTGAAACTGTGGAATGCAGCAAGTGTAAAAGGAGGGGCCATAACAGGAGGAGTTGCAAGGGGACTGATGTTGAATAG